A window from Nycticebus coucang isolate mNycCou1 chromosome X, mNycCou1.pri, whole genome shotgun sequence encodes these proteins:
- the TBC1D25 gene encoding TBC1 domain family member 25, which translates to MATASGSSDLAGSGAPPPGGGTQAATAAEEEEREVVRVRVKKCESILPHEFRSFAVDPQITSLDVLQHILIRAFDLNGKKNFGISYLGRDRLGQEAYLSLLSDWDLSTAFASASKPYLQLRVDIRPSEDSPLLEDWDIISPKDVIGSDVLLAEKRSSLTTAALPFTQSILSQVGRTLSKVQQVLSWSYGEDIKPFKPPLSDAEFHMYLNHEGQLSRPEELRLRIYHGGVEPSLRKVVWRYLLNVYPDGLTGRERMDYMKRKSREYEQLKSEWAQRASPEDLEFIRSTVLKDVLRTDRAHPYYAGPEDGPHLRALHDLLTTYAVTHPQVSYCQGMSDLASPILAVMDHEGHAFVCFCGIMKRLAANFHPDGRAMATKFAHLKLLLRHADPDFYRYLQEAGADDLFFCYRWLLLELKREFAFDDALRMLEVTWSSLPPDPPEHEVELVGPPSQVADNGFGGHRGRPVRQRHMLRPAGGGASAFEDAVDHLATSGQGPGGGGRLLRQASLDGLQQLRDNMGPRRDHLVQLPCPAALISSKSLSEPLLNSPDPLFSSFSHPDSPSSSSPPSTQEASPTGDMVVGSPLMPEVGSPRDPGKSLPPPPPVSLPPPQEFGRGNPFMLFLCLAILLEHRDHIMRNGLDYNELAMHFDRLVRKHHLGRVLRRAKALFADYLQSEMWDSEEGAEATAPS; encoded by the exons ATGGCGACAGCCTCTGGGTCCTCGGACTTGGCTGGCTCCGGAGCGCCCCCGCCCGGCGGGGGAACCCAGGCGGCGACAgcagctgaggaggaggagcGAGAGGTGGTACGGGTCCGAGTCAAG aaaTGTGAGAGCATCTTGCCACATGAGTTCCGTTCTTTTGCTGTAGACCCCCAGATCACCTCACTGGACGTGTTACAGCACATCCTCATCCGAGCTTTTGACTTGAATGG GAAGAAGAACTTTGGCATCAGCTACCTTGGCCGGGACCGACTAGGACAAGAAGCTTACCTCTCACTCTTGTCTGACTGGGACCTCAGCACAgcctttgcctctgcctccaaaccTTACCTGCAGTTGCGTGTAGACATTCGGCCCTCAGAGGATA GCCCGTTGCTGGAAGACTGGGACATAATAAGCCCCAAGGATGTCATTGGCTCTGATGTGTTGCTGGCTGAGAAACGGTCATCACTGACGACTGCCGCCCTGCCCTTTACACAGTCCATCCTCTCTCAG GTGGGCCGGACCTTATCTAAAGTCCAGCAGGTGCTAAGCTGGTCATATGGAGAAGATATCAAGCCCTTCAAACCACCCCTGAGTGAtgctgagtttcacatgtacctgaACCACGAGGGCCAGCTCTCCCGCCCTGAGGAGTTGCGCCTGAGGATCTATCATGGTGGTGTGGAGCCTTCCCTGAGAAAA GTGGTGTGGCGGTACTTGCTGAATGTGTACCCAGATGGACTAACAGGCCGAGAGCGGATGGACTACATGAAGCGCAAGAGTCGCGAGTATGAGCAGCTCAAGAGTGAGTGGGCCCAGCGCGCGAGCCCCGAGGACCTGGAATTCATCCGCAGCACGGTCCTCAAGGATGTACTGCGCACTGACAGGGCCCACCCCTACTATGCGGGGCCTGAGGATGGCCCACACTTGCGAGCACTACATGACCTGCTCACCACCTATGCTGTTACCCACCCACAGGTGTCCTACTGCCAGGGAATGAGTGATCTTGCCTCACCCATCCTTGCCGTCATGGACCATGAGGGCCATGCCTTTGTCTGCTTTTGTGGCATCATGAAGCGCCTGGCTGCCAACTTCCATCCTGATGGCCGTGCCATGGCCACCAAGTTTGCTCACCTCAAGCTGCTGCTGCGACATGCTGACCCTGACTTTTACCGGTACCTACAAGAAGCAGGTGCTGATGACCTCTTCTTCTGTTACCGCTGGCTGCTGCTTGAGCTCAAGCGCGAGTTCGCCTTTGATGATGCCCTCCGCATGCTTGAAGTCACCTGGAGTTCACTGCCCCCTGATCCTCCTGAACATGAGGTGGAACTGGTGGGACCCCCCAGCCAAGTGGCAGACAATGGCTTTGGTGGCCACAGGGGCCGGCCTGTGCGACAGAGGCACATGCTGAGGCCTGCTGGTGGAGGAGCCAGTGCCTTTGAAGATGCTGTTGACCACTTGGCCACCTCTGGTCAGGGGCCTGGTGGGGGGGGGCGTCTCCTGAGACAAGCCAGCCTGGATGGCCTCCAGCAACTCAGGGATAACATGGGCCCCAGGAGGGACCATCTGGTCCAGCTGCCTTGTCCAGCTGCCCTCATCAGTTCCAAGTCCCTCTCTGAGCCCTTGCTAAATTCCCCAGATCCACTATTCTCCTCCTTTTCCCATCCTGATTCCCCATCCTCCTCATCTCCACCATCCACCCAGGAGGCTTCTCCTACTGGTGACATGGTTGTAGGATCCCCCTTGATGCCAGAAGTAGGTTCCCCAAGAGACCCTGGGAAGtccctgccacccccacccccagtgagcctgcccccaccccaggagtTTGGCCGGGGGAACCCGTTCATGCTCTTCCTCTGCCTGGCCATCCTGCTGGAGCACCGTGACCACATCATGCGCAATGGGCTAGATTACAATGAGCTGGCCATGCACTTTGACCGCCTTGTGCGAAAACACCACCTGGGGCGTGTCCTGCGTCGGGCCAAGGCTCTCTTCGCTGATTACCTACAGTCAGAAATGTGGGACTCGGAGGAGGGGGCTGAGGCCACAGCTCCATCTTGA